One segment of Salvia splendens isolate huo1 chromosome 20, SspV2, whole genome shotgun sequence DNA contains the following:
- the LOC121780694 gene encoding abscisic acid receptor PYL8-like, with protein sequence MVGGSEEDFIRRHHKHDVADNQCSSSLVKHIKAPLPLVWSLVRRFDQPQRYKPFVSRCIAQGDLRIGTVREVNVKSGLPATTSKERLELLDDEEHIFSVRIVGGDHRLKNYSSVITVHPETIDGRPGTMVIESFVVDVPEGNTKDETCYFVEALIKCNLKSLADVSEHLAVQVRTEPQLVVESGVQ encoded by the exons ATGGTCGGCGGATCCGAGGAGGATTTCATCCGGAGGCACCACAAGCACGACGTCGCCGACAATCAGTGCTCTTCCTCCTTGGTCAAACACATCAAAGCTCCTCTCCCCCTC GTTTGGTCGCTCGTGAGGCGCTTCGATCAGCCGCAGCGCTACAAGCCATTCGTCAGCCGGTGTATTGCGCAGGGCGATTTGCGGATCGGAACTGTGAGAGAGGTTAATGTCAAATCGGGGCTGCCTGCTACCACCAGCAAGGAGCGCCTCGAGCTGCTCGACGATGAGGAGCACATTTTCAGTGTGCGGATTGTCGGCGGAGATCACCGCCTCAAG AACTACTCCTCTGTCATCACCGTCCATCCAGAGACGATTGATGGAAGGCCGGGGACAATGGTGATCGAGTCCTTCGTTGTGGATGTACCGGAAGGGAACACCAAGGACGAAACATGCTACTTCGTCGAGGCTCTGATCAAATGCAACCTAAAGTCGCTGGCTGATGTCTCGGAGCATCTAGCCGTGCAGGTCCGGACAGAGCCCCAATTGGTAGTAGAGTCCGGTGTTCAATGA